One window of the Micromonas commoda chromosome 9, complete sequence genome contains the following:
- a CDS encoding predicted protein produces MKTTIWRPNVRVTLNEYGEVEDTESGGEEVTKQGTKRKRAPRTKGPCEHGVKYRSQCKVCGACPHGKQRRRCKECGGSQICEHGRRRSQCKECGGSGICEHGRRRSLCKECGGGSICEHGRQRSECKECGGGSICEHGRRRSRCKECGGSQICEHGRERSKCKECGGSGICEHGRQRPYCMECGGSAFCEHGRRRSQCKECGGSGICEHGRQRHICKDCGGTSICEHGRMRYRCKDCRGERL; encoded by the coding sequence ATGAAGACGACGATCTGGCGGCCGAACGTGAGAGTGACGCTCAACGAGTATGGCGAAGTCGAGGACACGGAGAGTGGTGGAGAGGAGGTGACGAAGcaggggacgaagcggaagagagcccctcGCACGAAGGGGccgtgcgagcacggggtgaagtatCGGTCGCAGTGCAAGGTGTGCGGTGCTTGTCCCCACGGGAAGCAGCGCAGAagatgcaaggagtgcggcgggtctcaaatctgcgagcacggtcgtcggcgctctcagtgcaaggagtgcggtgggtctggaatctgcgagcacggtcgtcggcgctctctgtgcaaggagtgcggtgggggctcaatttgcgagcacggtcgtcagcgctctgagtgcaaggagtgcggtgggggctcaatttgcgagcacggtcgtcggcgctctcggtgcaaggagtgcggcgggtctcaaatctgcgagcacggtcgtgagcggtctaagtgcaaggagtgcggtgggtctggaatctgcgagcacggtcgtcagcgccctTATTGCAtggagtgcggtgggtctgcattctgcgagcacggtcgtcggcgctctcagtgcaaggagtgcggcgggtctggaatctgcgagcatggtcgtcagcgccataTATGCAAGGACTGCGGTGGTacatcaatctgcgagcacggtcgtatgCGCTATCGGTGCAAGGACTGTCGAGGCGAACGTCTGTAA
- a CDS encoding predicted protein, with product MQHPRGVAGLTPGGVSVWTRDAIVRLPPDEYRAISALIDEAGARSARAQGLPAPITSTDRLLEDQRLYLACSDATRPRGGPSVLVGILKVGPKRLFVAKPSGGMEEMEPCCVLDFYVHESSQRGGWGSLLFDAFLQREDRHPARLAYDRPSPKLVAFMAKHHNLRAFAKQNNNFVVFDEYWSEE from the exons ATGCAGCATCCGAGGGGAGTCGCGGGCCTCACGCCGGGGGGCGTTTCGGTGTGGACGCGCGATGCGATCGTCCGCCTGCCCCCGGACGAGTATCGCGCGATATccgcgctcatcgacgaggcgggcgccagatccgcgcgcgcgcagggcCTCCCGGCGCCCATCACGTCCACG GACCGGCTGCTCGAGGATCAGCGTCTGTACCTCGCGTGCTCCGACgccacgcgcccgcgcggcggcccgtccgtcctcgtcggcatCCTCAAGGTTGGGCCCAAAAGGCTCTTCGTCGCCAAGCCGAGCGGCGGGATGGAGGAGATGGAACCCTGCTGCGTCCTCGACTTTTACGTGCACGAATCGTCGCAGAGGGGCGGCTGGGGCTCGCTGCTGTTCGACGCGTTCCTTCAGCGCGAGGACcggcaccccgcgcggctggcgTACGACAGGCCGTCGCCCAAGCTCGTGGCGTTCATGGCCAAGCACCACAACCTCCGAGCCTTCGCCAAGCAGAATAACAATttcgtcgtcttcgacgaGTACTGGTCCGAGGAG